One segment of Candidatus Taylorbacteria bacterium DNA contains the following:
- a CDS encoding HAD-IC family P-type ATPase has product MIQKELTPEIQKSPFWFLSIKDAREMLQTDTQNGVSEDDALKRLEIFGLNIIEKSGSASGFIIFLSQFKSPLILILLFASIITFFIAHYRDALFILAAVVVNVVLGFYQEYKAEKALSELKSYLKQRSRVIRGGEEYEIDAANLVPGDIIRLAQGDRVPADGRVIFVNDFQIDEAILTGESLPASKSTEPVSVNAVLGDQHSMVFAGTLVTQGVATAVVCRTDFATELGKIAALVAESKREETPLQYAIRRFSMQAGIFLGILTLIVFVTGIALGHSRVEMFLISIAIAVSAVPEGLPVAMTVILAIGVQRMSRRKGVIRKLVAAEALGSTTIILTDKTGTLTMAKMELSKVLPTEGILENKLLELALLNTNVLIENRKDPVLDWRMNGRVIEVALVRSAGLRGIAVQEVKNKTEIVNSLPFNAVNKFSVSLVRDREKHSLVFFGAPDILIRHSTLRLEERKGVLEKIDSLAGSGELVLGVASKNIEPKEDFTFQRDLESELDSLVFNGVITLHDPVRPGVKDAMRRVEEAGIKTIVMSGDHRGTAEAIAKEVGMRIEKGSVLDATELRELNDEGLKERLPHVRVISRVSPLDKMRVVKAFQEMGEVVAMTGDGVNDAPSIKQADIGIAMGTGTEVARDVADLVLLDDNFETIVAAIEEGRQIMNNIRKVLVYLLSSVADELLLIGGALIAGLALPLNALQILYVNFFSDSFPAIAFAFEKDIDGLQARPRGVKSGLFDPLMKFLILFTGFLTSLILFTLYWYLLRAGFPEDEVRTFIFAAFGSYTLFLTFSLRSLEKSIFEYPIFSNRYLCAGVGIGVALMAAAIYVPFLQTLLGTVSLPLYWVLGVALIATLNIVAVEFGKWIFRLKRQKNILDKRD; this is encoded by the coding sequence ATGATACAAAAAGAACTTACACCCGAAATTCAGAAAAGCCCTTTTTGGTTTTTATCTATTAAAGATGCTCGCGAAATGCTTCAAACGGATACCCAGAATGGGGTTAGTGAAGATGACGCGCTTAAGCGACTGGAAATCTTTGGCTTAAATATTATCGAAAAATCGGGGAGCGCCAGCGGTTTTATTATCTTTTTGAGTCAATTTAAAAGTCCGCTCATCTTGATTTTGCTTTTTGCGAGCATCATCACGTTTTTCATAGCTCATTATCGGGACGCGCTTTTTATACTTGCGGCAGTGGTAGTCAATGTCGTTTTGGGATTTTATCAAGAATACAAAGCGGAGAAAGCATTATCGGAGCTCAAATCATATTTGAAACAACGGTCGCGAGTTATTCGCGGTGGCGAGGAGTACGAAATTGATGCTGCCAATTTAGTGCCGGGAGATATTATTCGACTGGCGCAGGGAGACCGTGTTCCCGCAGACGGGCGCGTCATTTTTGTGAATGATTTCCAGATTGACGAAGCGATTCTCACCGGAGAATCTTTGCCCGCATCGAAATCAACTGAACCGGTGAGCGTAAATGCGGTTCTTGGAGACCAGCACTCAATGGTTTTTGCCGGAACTCTTGTTACTCAAGGAGTCGCGACCGCGGTGGTTTGCCGCACCGATTTTGCCACCGAGTTGGGTAAAATTGCGGCTCTTGTTGCCGAGTCGAAAAGAGAGGAGACGCCACTGCAGTACGCAATCAGGCGCTTCAGCATGCAAGCGGGCATTTTTTTAGGAATCCTTACGTTGATTGTTTTTGTGACCGGTATTGCTTTAGGGCATTCACGTGTTGAAATGTTTTTGATATCTATCGCGATTGCAGTTTCCGCGGTGCCGGAAGGTCTGCCTGTGGCGATGACGGTAATTTTGGCAATAGGAGTGCAACGCATGTCTCGACGCAAGGGTGTCATTAGAAAATTGGTTGCCGCAGAAGCGTTGGGAAGCACCACCATAATTTTGACCGACAAGACGGGGACTTTGACAATGGCAAAGATGGAATTGAGCAAGGTATTGCCAACTGAAGGCATTCTCGAGAACAAACTGCTTGAACTGGCGCTTCTGAATACGAATGTTCTCATTGAAAATCGAAAAGATCCGGTATTGGATTGGCGAATGAACGGAAGAGTGATTGAAGTGGCACTAGTGCGGTCTGCTGGGCTTCGGGGCATAGCGGTTCAAGAGGTGAAAAATAAAACTGAAATTGTAAATTCTCTGCCTTTCAACGCGGTCAACAAATTTTCCGTTTCGCTCGTGCGAGACCGCGAAAAACATTCGCTCGTTTTTTTTGGGGCACCTGATATTTTAATACGCCACTCGACACTTCGATTGGAGGAACGAAAGGGTGTGCTGGAGAAAATTGATTCATTAGCAGGATCGGGAGAGCTCGTCCTCGGGGTTGCAAGCAAGAACATAGAGCCGAAGGAAGATTTCACATTTCAAAGAGACTTGGAGTCAGAACTCGATAGTCTTGTATTTAATGGGGTAATAACGCTTCATGATCCGGTCAGGCCGGGCGTCAAAGACGCTATGCGTCGTGTTGAGGAGGCGGGAATAAAAACAATAGTTATGTCCGGAGATCATCGAGGCACAGCGGAGGCGATTGCCAAAGAAGTGGGAATGCGAATTGAAAAGGGAAGCGTCCTTGATGCCACAGAACTTCGGGAACTCAATGACGAGGGCTTGAAGGAGCGTCTGCCACATGTGCGCGTTATCTCTCGAGTGTCTCCGCTTGATAAAATGAGAGTGGTCAAGGCTTTTCAAGAGATGGGAGAAGTGGTCGCTATGACCGGCGACGGGGTAAATGACGCGCCAAGCATCAAGCAGGCGGATATCGGCATCGCTATGGGAACAGGCACTGAAGTGGCTCGCGACGTAGCGGATCTTGTACTCCTGGACGATAATTTCGAGACCATTGTTGCCGCCATAGAAGAAGGTCGCCAGATTATGAACAACATTCGGAAGGTGCTCGTGTATCTGCTTTCTTCCGTTGCCGACGAACTTCTTTTGATTGGCGGGGCACTTATTGCCGGATTGGCATTGCCTTTAAATGCGCTTCAAATTCTTTATGTCAATTTTTTTTCAGATAGTTTTCCGGCTATTGCATTCGCATTTGAGAAAGATATTGACGGATTGCAAGCTCGTCCACGAGGAGTTAAGAGTGGTCTTTTCGACCCCTTGATGAAGTTTTTGATCTTATTCACCGGATTTTTAACAAGTTTGATTCTGTTCACGCTGTATTGGTATCTTTTGCGGGCAGGTTTTCCTGAAGATGAAGTAAGAACTTTTATTTTTGCGGCATTTGGAAGCTACACTTTGTTTTTGACGTTTTCTCTAAGAAGTCTGGAGAAAAGCATCTTTGAATATCCGATATTTTCCAATCGTTACTTGTGCGCGGGGGTAGGCATCGGCGTTGCCTTGATGGCCGCCGCAATTTACGTTCCATTCTTGCAGACTCTCCTCGGCACAGTTTCCTTGCCATTGTATTGGGTGCTCGGGGTTGCGCTCATTGCGACTTTAAATATTGTCGCGGTTGAATTTGGGAAATGGATATTTCGACTAAAGAGGCAAAAGAATATTCTGGATAAGCGAGATTGA
- a CDS encoding nucleoside 2-deoxyribosyltransferase, translated as MKSVVICGSNRFAKEAMEFAKKLEALGVEVLTPHFYTANYGDLNKVPEHHKKFIAMGLTHDQFQKIRVADAVFVFNKDGYSGYSVSMEIGFATALAKPIYAFSENDPEICRNILFQAIVKTPKQLANKLK; from the coding sequence ATGAAATCAGTAGTAATCTGCGGAAGTAATAGATTTGCCAAGGAAGCGATGGAGTTCGCAAAAAAGCTCGAAGCTTTAGGCGTGGAAGTTTTGACTCCGCATTTTTACACTGCAAACTATGGCGATTTGAACAAAGTTCCCGAGCACCATAAGAAATTCATAGCTATGGGCTTAACCCATGATCAATTTCAGAAAATAAGAGTTGCCGATGCGGTATTTGTCTTCAATAAGGACGGATATAGCGGATATAGTGTAAGCATGGAGATCGGTTTTGCCACCGCGCTTGCGAAACCGATTTATGCATTTTCTGAAAACGACCCGGAAATATGCCGAAATATTCTTTTTCAAGCGATTGTGAAGACTCCAAAGCAGTTGGCGAATAAACTAAAGTGA
- the msrA gene encoding peptide-methionine (S)-S-oxide reductase MsrA: MENTEVAIFGGGCFWCTEAVFKMLKGVIRVVPGYSGGTKKNPTYDDVSGGKSGHAEVIKIEYDPTKVAFRSLLTVFFGSHDPTSVNRQGNDVGTQYRSVIFYTTPEQKLESEQFIQELNDSNKEGKPIATEITPLDVFYEAENYHKDYYAKNKNQPYCELIINPKLEKVQKEFVDLMENSKSH, encoded by the coding sequence ATGGAGAATACTGAAGTTGCAATATTCGGGGGAGGGTGTTTCTGGTGCACTGAAGCCGTATTTAAGATGCTTAAGGGAGTGATAAGGGTTGTCCCGGGTTATTCAGGTGGCACGAAGAAGAATCCGACCTACGACGATGTTAGTGGCGGGAAATCTGGCCATGCAGAGGTTATCAAGATTGAATATGACCCGACGAAGGTTGCCTTTCGCAGTCTTCTCACTGTTTTTTTTGGCTCCCATGACCCGACTTCTGTCAATCGGCAGGGCAATGACGTGGGCACACAGTATCGGTCGGTCATTTTCTATACCACGCCAGAGCAGAAATTGGAATCCGAACAGTTTATACAAGAGCTCAATGATTCAAACAAGGAGGGAAAACCGATAGCGACTGAAATTACTCCGCTCGACGTGTTTTATGAAGCGGAGAATTACCACAAAGATTACTACGCTAAAAACAAAAATCAACCTTACTGCGAGCTCATCATTAATCCAAAGCTTGAAAAAGTTCAGAAAGAATTTGTGGATTTGATGGAAAATTCAAAAAGTCATTAA
- the pyrH gene encoding UMP kinase produces MQKKAVSKKNGLPIIVSVGGSLIVPDGIDTHFLSTFKDIIVKHIKRGHRFIIISGGGKTARNYQDAVRAVTSLTIEDVDWIGIHSTRLNAHLMRSIFHTYSHPRVIKNPHEDLLFREKILVAGGWKPGFSTDYDAVLLARNIGAKKIINLSNIDYVYNKDPRKYKNAIPLPTLTWGEFRKLIPKKWSPGLSSPFDPVASKLAQELGIEVAIVNGQKIHELDNYLSGKKFMGTKISD; encoded by the coding sequence ATGCAAAAAAAAGCTGTAAGTAAAAAAAATGGCCTACCAATCATCGTTTCGGTCGGAGGTTCTCTTATTGTTCCGGATGGCATTGATACCCATTTTCTTTCGACTTTCAAGGATATAATCGTAAAGCATATCAAAAGGGGACATCGCTTTATCATTATCTCCGGTGGCGGAAAAACCGCGAGAAACTACCAGGATGCCGTGCGAGCCGTCACGTCACTCACTATCGAGGACGTGGATTGGATTGGGATTCACAGCACAAGATTAAACGCGCACCTCATGCGTTCTATTTTTCATACATATTCTCATCCGCGGGTGATAAAAAATCCCCACGAAGACTTGCTTTTTCGAGAGAAAATATTGGTCGCCGGTGGTTGGAAGCCCGGATTTTCCACGGACTATGACGCGGTCTTACTGGCCCGAAATATCGGAGCCAAGAAAATCATAAACCTTTCAAACATTGACTACGTTTACAACAAAGACCCTCGAAAATACAAAAATGCTATACCACTTCCCACCCTCACATGGGGAGAATTCAGAAAGCTGATTCCGAAAAAGTGGAGCCCGGGACTTTCTTCCCCCTTTGACCCCGTCGCCTCAAAACTCGCTCAAGAGCTTGGGATAGAAGTGGCGATTGTAAATGGTCAAAAAATACATGAGCTTGATAACTATCTTTCGGGAAAGAAGTTTATGGGAACCAAGATATCTGACTAG
- a CDS encoding NUDIX domain-containing protein has protein sequence MNEKFPKGIEIVGSAVIENDVGKILIVESPKWPGKWTLPGGHVEPGETIIEGIVREGEEETGLRLRGKYVFDWGELIGSTDFHRSAHFVWFHVWCEIVGGELNLDGVELISSRWVSPEEAFTFPLAEGYKKSVQKFIAFKKSQSVDF, from the coding sequence ATGAATGAAAAATTTCCAAAAGGAATAGAAATTGTTGGGTCCGCAGTGATTGAAAATGATGTCGGCAAGATTCTTATCGTGGAATCGCCAAAGTGGCCCGGCAAATGGACTCTTCCGGGAGGACATGTAGAACCCGGCGAAACTATAATTGAAGGAATTGTTCGAGAGGGCGAAGAAGAAACTGGGCTTAGACTTCGGGGCAAATATGTTTTTGACTGGGGCGAACTTATCGGCTCAACTGATTTTCATCGCTCGGCGCATTTTGTCTGGTTTCATGTTTGGTGCGAGATTGTCGGCGGGGAATTGAATCTTGATGGGGTCGAGCTTATTTCTTCTCGTTGGGTTTCTCCGGAAGAGGCGTTCACATTTCCTCTTGCCGAGGGCTATAAAAAGAGTGTTCAAAAATTCATCGCTTTCAAAAAATCTCAAAGTGTTGACTTTTGA
- a CDS encoding CotH kinase family protein yields MKKRYIVFSSVALLVATGFVAPSFSYAQTPLYPIRNLTLDTQGKTLSLDEFAPNRDGKLVEYTSLGIKIKDWKIKYEKKGHMRGVCDPPMLNLSFDKFNSQGVPKELFTGVSTYPGSAQLQYQKFRMIPECDAGNDYYLGGGDYGFSGKLNVNLREYIIHKIFRKYGVPTADIIGFANVTFITPDSGYNGRTYRYMIIQRPAELDDQIPFTTEFNMNPMLYESEGSNGWYASSFDRLISALVTNNTTQVSTTVYFDRDSTLKFMLFTDFLAVYDMGALHNEEWGVDKTTDKTKVIPHGFDLSLGCYSMDSDPSSSETERLLDDLPASTQPSYRQAYYQIARNIFLQPSSLNDMFAMIDDFPYLNVNKEILREYLRIKFYQYAKYANSSDFAQKMGQTFVPVNITLPFASDSEYATHLSSFKGACGRVPIPLTGVTVSVASSSLSATEATFTVDVTTTESALELFKSRYSSSFAVSLVGTILVQSGTNNNQDLGIQYVPLYGVEDFAGPYYIIPPNTTARFVISGSFNEENLLRDTYFAKLLTFRPNNDIEQFVINDAKTNSLHMGVLDPIVVTLPQKGDTVLAGSTTTISWTGTPGRATGISISGTDGQNWPISNPEVWDQTYIGNRFVWTAGRVYSYNQVIGGWTFTMLNSGQYKISIRDVNSGITGETGYFNLVDSPDTVLPSAGIVGASTISLLYDPSDGGEAGLTTRFKVSISAGSRDQLISKRDAFSSYAVSVDGQNYMGGVETYSSVGTTDQGDFYLIPAGTTAEFTVTVVFEPKKMFAGAYRGILTQVTLGGFQNSRVIGVLPPNTTNALIIVGEVSPYLTSVSPERSAPSNATVTIAGVRFAPAGNILTLTNQSSGVSVVQTLPSTDGGKTIQFVPNVPVGNYSIQVTHPTTGKSNRLYLTITPGVFSLTITNQGTGLGQVLCNKEVCDVLFPQNAPITLTAVPFAGSTFSGWTGACSGIGSCFLKMDAGKAVIATFTKDTPPDQNIFSVSLSISPSTITTTEAATVSWTSNKATSCAVTGLRANGATSGTKSVRFTVPTTITYTVTCEGEGGSKTASANLIVTKASSVTPNNPTTPSSPSGSSTPPPTISLSTKPEPEGVATGPTILPGESVDISWTSTNASICTGSVSGGAEAGSWAGNQATSGTLSTGPIQSQATFTLSCSGAGGTSAKSVTVAVPPVVDPPDPTKGSTDSSFVPPKSNLSFFEFLTLPFKYLLGAVSEAWR; encoded by the coding sequence ATGAAAAAACGATACATTGTTTTCTCATCGGTCGCATTACTTGTGGCCACGGGTTTTGTTGCACCCTCTTTCTCTTATGCGCAGACACCTCTCTATCCGATTCGAAATCTCACACTAGATACCCAAGGAAAGACATTGTCACTTGATGAATTCGCTCCGAATCGTGATGGAAAATTAGTTGAGTACACCAGTCTTGGAATAAAAATCAAAGATTGGAAAATAAAATATGAGAAGAAAGGTCACATGAGAGGAGTATGCGACCCGCCCATGCTTAATTTGAGTTTTGATAAATTCAACAGCCAGGGGGTTCCAAAGGAACTTTTTACGGGTGTGAGCACCTATCCGGGGTCCGCACAATTGCAGTATCAAAAATTCCGCATGATTCCGGAATGTGACGCGGGAAACGACTACTATCTCGGAGGAGGAGATTACGGCTTCAGCGGGAAACTTAATGTCAACTTGAGAGAATATATTATTCATAAAATTTTCAGAAAATATGGAGTTCCAACTGCCGATATTATCGGCTTCGCGAATGTGACATTCATAACGCCGGATTCCGGATATAACGGAAGAACATATCGATACATGATCATTCAGAGACCGGCAGAGCTTGATGATCAGATACCATTTACCACGGAGTTCAACATGAACCCAATGCTGTATGAATCGGAAGGCTCGAACGGGTGGTACGCAAGTTCGTTTGACCGTTTGATATCCGCTCTCGTCACGAATAATACGACCCAAGTTTCTACAACGGTCTATTTTGACAGGGATTCAACTCTAAAATTCATGCTGTTTACGGATTTTCTGGCTGTGTATGATATGGGGGCTTTACATAATGAGGAGTGGGGAGTGGATAAAACAACCGACAAGACGAAGGTTATTCCTCATGGATTTGACTTGTCTCTCGGTTGTTATTCGATGGACTCGGATCCCTCATCAAGCGAAACGGAGCGACTACTAGACGACTTGCCCGCAAGTACGCAACCTTCTTATAGGCAAGCGTATTATCAAATTGCCCGAAATATATTTCTACAGCCTTCATCGTTGAATGATATGTTTGCGATGATAGACGACTTTCCTTATTTGAACGTGAATAAAGAAATACTGCGCGAATATCTCCGAATCAAATTTTATCAATATGCCAAATACGCAAACTCGAGCGACTTCGCTCAAAAAATGGGTCAGACATTTGTACCCGTGAACATCACATTACCCTTCGCTTCAGACAGTGAATATGCCACTCATCTTTCAAGTTTTAAGGGCGCTTGCGGACGCGTTCCAATACCGCTTACCGGAGTTACCGTTTCGGTCGCGAGCTCTTCATTGAGCGCGACAGAAGCTACATTTACGGTTGACGTCACGACGACCGAGTCCGCTTTAGAGCTTTTCAAATCTCGCTACAGCTCATCGTTCGCAGTCTCTTTGGTAGGAACTATCTTGGTTCAGTCGGGAACAAATAATAATCAAGATTTGGGGATTCAATACGTGCCCCTTTATGGAGTCGAAGATTTTGCCGGGCCCTATTACATTATTCCTCCAAATACGACTGCTCGCTTTGTTATTTCAGGCTCCTTCAATGAGGAAAATCTTCTCAGGGATACTTATTTTGCCAAGTTGCTTACATTTCGACCAAATAACGATATAGAGCAGTTTGTAATCAACGACGCAAAAACCAATTCTTTGCATATGGGTGTGCTCGATCCTATAGTTGTCACTTTACCGCAGAAGGGGGACACTGTTCTTGCTGGCTCGACAACCACTATTTCTTGGACCGGCACTCCGGGGAGAGCAACAGGTATCTCAATATCTGGCACTGACGGGCAAAATTGGCCAATATCAAATCCTGAAGTCTGGGACCAAACTTATATTGGAAATCGATTCGTGTGGACTGCAGGAAGAGTCTACTCATATAATCAGGTTATTGGTGGATGGACATTTACGATGCTGAATTCCGGTCAATATAAGATTTCAATACGGGACGTGAATTCAGGCATTACCGGCGAGACAGGATATTTCAATTTGGTGGATTCACCTGACACCGTCCTACCGTCCGCAGGGATTGTAGGTGCCTCAACCATCTCACTATTATACGACCCTTCAGACGGAGGCGAAGCGGGACTCACCACTCGATTTAAAGTTTCGATATCGGCCGGAAGCCGTGACCAGCTCATATCAAAACGGGATGCGTTTTCTTCCTATGCGGTATCAGTTGACGGACAAAATTATATGGGCGGAGTAGAGACATATTCATCGGTGGGAACAACGGACCAAGGCGATTTCTATCTAATTCCTGCCGGCACTACTGCAGAATTTACTGTGACAGTCGTGTTCGAGCCGAAAAAAATGTTTGCCGGAGCATATCGCGGAATTCTAACCCAAGTTACTTTGGGCGGTTTCCAGAATTCCAGAGTAATTGGGGTTCTGCCTCCGAACACCACAAACGCTCTCATTATTGTCGGCGAAGTCTCACCCTATCTCACATCAGTCTCTCCGGAGAGATCTGCTCCCTCAAACGCGACCGTCACTATTGCGGGCGTCCGCTTTGCGCCAGCTGGGAATATTCTTACTCTTACCAACCAATCGTCCGGCGTATCAGTCGTTCAAACACTTCCAAGCACCGATGGAGGAAAAACAATCCAATTTGTTCCCAACGTCCCGGTGGGCAATTATTCCATCCAAGTCACTCACCCTACGACGGGAAAGAGCAACCGTCTGTATTTGACCATAACTCCAGGCGTATTCTCTCTCACCATCACAAATCAAGGAACCGGCTTAGGTCAAGTTCTCTGTAACAAAGAAGTATGCGATGTTTTGTTCCCTCAAAATGCGCCTATCACCCTCACGGCGGTTCCTTTTGCCGGCTCCACCTTCTCGGGATGGACAGGTGCATGCTCGGGAATCGGCTCCTGCTTTCTCAAGATGGATGCAGGCAAAGCGGTGATAGCGACATTTACCAAAGACACTCCACCAGACCAGAATATTTTCTCCGTCTCCCTCTCCATCTCCCCAAGCACCATCACAACCACAGAAGCGGCAACTGTTTCGTGGACTTCCAATAAGGCTACTTCATGCGCTGTTACAGGATTGCGGGCTAATGGAGCAACAAGCGGAACTAAGTCAGTTCGTTTTACCGTTCCGACCACCATCACCTATACTGTAACGTGTGAAGGTGAGGGCGGGAGCAAAACTGCGTCCGCTAATCTTATAGTGACAAAAGCTAGTTCAGTAACTCCGAACAATCCGACTACCCCATCTTCCCCTTCAGGTAGTTCAACTCCGCCTCCCACCATCTCGCTATCTACCAAGCCAGAGCCAGAAGGTGTTGCAACAGGCCCTACCATTCTTCCGGGTGAATCGGTAGATATTAGCTGGACATCTACAAATGCCAGCATCTGCACAGGGTCAGTTTCTGGCGGAGCGGAAGCAGGCAGTTGGGCAGGAAATCAAGCGACATCAGGAACGCTTTCCACCGGCCCTATTCAAAGCCAAGCCACTTTCACTCTTTCGTGTAGTGGAGCAGGAGGAACGAGCGCAAAGAGTGTCACCGTCGCTGTTCCTCCAGTCGTAGACCCACCTGATCCCACTAAAGGCTCAACAGACAGCTCCTTTGTTCCGCCAAAATCAAATCTAAGTTTCTTTGAATTCCTCACCCTGCCTTTCAAATATTTGTTGGGGGCGGTGAGTGAAGCGTGGAGGTAG
- a CDS encoding alpha/beta fold hydrolase: MSHDFQAIIIPGNGDSEPNENWYPYVKNELEKMGIATVNEKFPDAMLARSAYWLPFIKELGADENTILIGHSSGAIASMRYAEKNKILGSVLVGAYHTNLDNEMEKKSGYFDAPWNWEAIKKNQKWIVQFASRDDAFIPIHEARFVHENLNSEYYEYADQGHFSHDKERTEFPELIHAVGAKL, encoded by the coding sequence ATGTCTCATGACTTCCAAGCAATAATTATTCCTGGCAACGGTGATTCCGAACCAAACGAAAATTGGTACCCCTATGTTAAAAATGAGCTCGAAAAAATGGGCATTGCCACAGTCAACGAGAAGTTTCCGGACGCAATGCTCGCGCGAAGCGCATATTGGCTCCCATTCATAAAGGAGCTTGGAGCAGATGAAAATACTATTCTTATCGGGCACTCATCGGGAGCGATTGCCTCGATGAGATACGCCGAGAAAAATAAAATACTCGGCTCCGTTTTGGTTGGCGCTTACCACACAAACCTCGATAACGAAATGGAGAAAAAAAGCGGGTATTTTGATGCTCCCTGGAACTGGGAAGCCATTAAAAAAAATCAAAAATGGATAGTCCAGTTTGCCTCGAGAGACGATGCCTTCATCCCTATCCATGAGGCGCGTTTTGTTCATGAGAATCTGAATTCGGAATATTACGAATATGCGGATCAAGGGCACTTCAGTCACGACAAAGAAAGAACAGAATTTCCCGAGTTGATACATGCAGTCGGAGCAAAATTATAA
- the msrB gene encoding peptide-methionine (R)-S-oxide reductase MsrB — translation MNKNPMPKNEDEWKEKLSEEQYRILREKGTEAPFSGKLLHEKGEGTYNCSACGNALFSSESKFDSGTGWPSFDEALPGAVTLHQDTSLGMARTEVVCSKCGSHLGHIFPDGPTKTGKRYCLNSVCLDLDANKEDDK, via the coding sequence ATGAATAAAAACCCCATGCCAAAAAATGAAGACGAATGGAAGGAGAAACTTTCGGAAGAGCAGTATCGAATTTTGCGAGAGAAAGGAACGGAAGCGCCTTTTAGCGGGAAACTTTTGCATGAAAAAGGCGAAGGAACATACAATTGTTCCGCATGTGGAAATGCCCTGTTTTCATCTGAATCTAAGTTTGATTCCGGAACGGGTTGGCCTTCATTTGACGAAGCTTTACCGGGCGCAGTCACTCTACACCAGGACACTTCGCTTGGAATGGCGCGCACCGAGGTCGTCTGTTCAAAATGCGGGTCGCATTTGGGACACATATTTCCCGACGGACCAACCAAAACAGGGAAACGGTACTGTTTGAATTCGGTCTGTCTTGATTTGGACGCCAACAAGGAAGACGACAAATAA
- a CDS encoding glutaredoxin family protein, with the protein MKKVTIYSTPTCHYCAMAKAFFKEYAVAYEEHNVATDLAKRKEMVDKSGQLGVPVITIDDEIIVGFDEDRIRELLEIK; encoded by the coding sequence ATGAAAAAAGTAACAATTTACTCAACCCCGACCTGCCACTATTGCGCAATGGCTAAAGCATTTTTCAAAGAATATGCTGTAGCTTACGAGGAGCACAATGTTGCCACTGACCTCGCGAAAAGAAAAGAAATGGTAGATAAGTCGGGCCAGCTCGGCGTGCCTGTTATCACTATAGACGATGAAATTATCGTCGGATTTGATGAGGACAGGATTAGAGAACTTTTGGAAATAAAGTAA